The genomic interval TattatggcctaggccaattaatacccctcaggccagattatacccccatgatatcagtagtattgaatgatatacacaaaaattacttaatttttcaacattttttggggggttcaGCTTTGTCAGGTAAATGAAGGGAGAACGCTAACTAACTTATGGCCATATTTaactcctttccttcccttctcaggcccagggtgttgtgtctacaactgcataatagTCTAGCTTGCGGTACATAAATTGTGGATACAATTAGTCTCTGAGATATATACAGATCTCCTTGTATATGCCTACAGCTGaattccaattaatgcagtgtaaattatcataaaaatataagagaatatcaagcctagattttgaagattcaaatgctttgATTGCACAATACAACTACTGTGCCTACCTGaccttagagctaaatcaaccacatatccaccatgtATAGTTTGGCCTAGGCCAGTTTATCGcctggggtatactctggcccgGGCCAAAGTATACCCGGGTTTAATTTGGGCGGGGGTTAATTTGGCCTGTTGCACCTGTACACGAAGAACAAGAAAGACATGGAGCTGGAAatcctttttctttaaaatatagTCCTCATTTTATTAACAGAGGCCAAATAAAactcatcacattttatttacaaaggGAGGCAATAAATATCTTAATAATAGTCATAAAATTATTTTTGCttacatttgtttaaaaaaacaacaaaaaaaaaatcataaatgtgTCATGTTGTTAGTAGCAactcatacaaaaaaaaaacaaaaaaaaaaggagacctGCCGGCAGACAGGTGGATACACTACAGGTGAGgagagggggcggagcctggagGGCGGAGTCTGGAGCTCAGACGTTTCCCTTTAGAGTTCAGACTCCACCACGTGCTGCTCGGGACGTTTCCTCCTGATTCCTGGATGAAACATCTGGGTCGTGTTCATGAGGGGAAAGTCTCGATCGTCGTGTGGTCGTGTTGCGTGGCGATGAAGGTCGAGCTGTGGCGTTCGGCGGCGTGCGGATCCCGAAAAGCTTCTCTGAGGCGCTTTCATCCAGTGAGAGCGAAGATGAGCTCACAGCGAAACACACAGAAGAgcccaaaggtcaaggtcagcGGCGTCGTCCCAGAGGTTTCATGAGATTAACTGAACAGTAGGTTAGAGATAAACTTTAAAGACGAAGGAGGTAGAGGAAGTCTTCATCGCCAacccctccacccacccccccacctcccacaCTCAACAGAATCCCTTTTTTCTAGAGCGAAGGGATTAACACCCGTCTCCCGACCTCTGATGGAGCTGGAACACTTTGTCTACTTTATGAACCGGCCGCTTCCTTTTTCTTATTTCAACAAGTCCGATGCACCGACGAGTCAAAGCTTGTCACGTTTCAGACGCCATCACGGTGGAAAACGGCGTCCTGGTGATCGCACACACGCCGCCCGAGAGGCTCCGGCGCATTCCAGGAGCCGTGAGGTTGAGAGACAGACGGtggaaaaacaaatgagggGGTGGTGGcggcgggtggggggggtaagagagcaagagaaagagagagacctGTAAAATATTGCACTAAAAGCTACACAGTTGTCCCCGGCGGCCCCGGTGTCACCTGCGGCCGCCGTcactcgccctctctctctctctctctctccatctccatggCGTCTGAGTCCAGTGGAAGGTATGGGATCCGCGTCGTCAggggcaacacaaacacaaaccaccccccacccccccgacaggtATTCCAATAAATCTCTAGTTGGCTGATTTTTATAACGTCGGCTCCTGTGTTCGGTCCCGTTGTCGGAAAAGAGGAGAAGCGGAGACGACAGGAAGTCCGTCCATTTGTCCAGAGTATAAATAACACGACAGATTAGCACAAACACATCGGAACCCACGAGTTAGCAAATATTCAGTCGTcctgaaatacaaaaataaaacatctttgactttttttgtttttgtgtgttttttcttgtttgttttgttctttctgtccGTCTCTCGTTAACAGAAGTGAAGAAGCTTGAgattttttcagtttaaaaaccccgcccacccacccacacacccgcCCCTCCCTGTGTACCCTACCCCACCCTGCAACCCCACCCTAGAATTAgtgctgtccccccccccccggccccttTAGTTCCTCTTGGCGTTTGTTTTTAACCGCCGGGCCCTTCGAGTCCGCTTGGTGACCGTGGTGAAACGGAACTCCTCCTGCAGGTCGGTCCGCCCCTTCGGCTGGCGCTTCATGAAGTGGACCTCCTGCTGCCGCTGGGTGGTCCGCGAGCCCTTCTTGGGCCGCCCCTTCCGGTTGAAGCCCAGGTACCATCCCTTGTACTTGGCCGACACCAGCGCCGTGTAGTTGTTCTCCAGGAATTCCTCGACGAAGACGCACTCCTGCTTCCTGCCGTCGGGCTGCGAGGAcgaaggagagagaaacagaacgTTGATTAATCATTAACCTGGAGAATGAGTGGTCAGGGTTTTCTGTTGCTCAGCATGATGGAGCTTTGAGGAAGTtgttaaaagacagaaaaatacagagTCACTGTAGTTAAAAGGTGAATGAATCATGTTTTATTGCAACATAGAAAGTTCACGTAATGTTTTCACCCCTATacgagtgtttgtttgtttgttggatttTTTACTGGTTATTActggattactcaaaaactaccaAACACATTTCTACAAAACTTGACGCGAGGAAGGAACATGAAGCAAAACCAGTTTCCTAGAAGGTTCATCGTGAGCGAATCGGCGTATTGAAGATGTTTCTAACACGAGGCGGATGCAAAACATACAAaaaccctcatcgatgctgctaaaaactttaatcccgatgatgttttcctacaaattacatctgttgcacttgtgtccatcctgggagacggatcctcacatgtgtctctgaggtttctatgtatttttacctgttaaaagggtttttagtagtttttcctgactcttgctgagggtttaggacagaggatgtctcaccatatTAAAGACggattgtgatttgtgaatatgggctatacaaataaaacttgattgattgattgattgacatgaAAATGTAATATCTCGGGGTGAAAACGAAGATGCATTCGAAGATGTGAGCTTGGAAAGATGATAAGATACGACTTTAGTTTTAGTTGAGAAGGGTTTCCAGAGTTCATTCCTGAAAACGGCTCATAGCTGATATCATTCAAGTCTAAAACTCTGAAAATAAGTTTCTTTATTCGGGCTTCACATCGCTGTGAACTGCTTATCGAGACTCTCGTGGTTTCAGTAGGAAATGTAAAcagaaaagagtgtttttatTGGGGAAAGGATTCTCTAAATAAGGTAATTTTGGTGAAAAATGAATCTTTAAAAAGTTGAATTGAGTCTCTCCACATCTCTGTGACAACAAGTTGAAAACCACAGAACAAACCAATCATTCAAAAGTTGATTTatcctctttttaaaaaataggaGGAGGCCAGAGAACATGTTTTAAACAAATGAGGCCCCAGCACCTAGAACGCACGTTTCTAACAGACGACCACGATGACAGAGGGAAAGCGTGTGTGCGACTCGCTGTTGCCGCGGCGACGCTGACAGCTCAAGTCATTAACGCAACACAATCGCGTGTGCGTCTTTCTGGAATATTAACTTCTTTTCCATATCGTCGTCCGCGGAGTCACACGGCGTCGTCCTGCGCTCGTGGCCACCTGGTGTGACTAAGTGATATAATTGCAATGGCATTCCTCCTAAGTGACCATTAGTCTCTCAATGCATTGTGGTGATTGCAGTCCGTAATTGACTGATCGAGTGTCAAAGGAGTTTGGGCGATTACGTAATGGAAGAATGGCTGTGAGTTATCAAAGGGGTTTTGTTAGGCTGGACGGGAACAGCCGGAGGAAGCAGATCGGAGGCCGGGTCCAGTCGGGATTAAGAACTGGTTTTAAAAGAAAGATCTGGACTCGTCACTGTCGGTGTCGTGCGGCGAATCCTCCAAGTGAAACTCGACACTCACCCTTCCGACTATTTTGCCTTTCTCGTTCATGCAGATGTAGTGATCGCTCTCCTTTCCCTTTATTCGGATGTGGCTCCCGAAGGTTTCCGTCTCGACCACGAGGAGAGCTgcaagagaagaggaaagaggagagtcAGTAAAAATGGATAAATCTTTTCACGAACAGAAATatatttcatcaaacatcagcgGTATGTTTTTACCACTTAGGGCCGACACTTCAAGGCCTTAACATTAATTTACAATCCTGGGAAAAATTCCAGAGATAGTCAGGActtagaaatgttttaaatgaatttcCTGTCCTGTAAATAATCGTTGAAAACCAAgatatttaaaatcaaagagCTTAAACTCACAATACATTGTGCACAGGGGAAAAAGTTTACAGTTAAGGGATATTAGGTGAAGACTTCTTGTATTAAGTGTCAGTTTCCAGCAGTCAAACATCAATATTAGCTTCACTAGACATGAAATCCCCTTTAACTTGCGTGACAGATTACAGGAAACAATTAATTTCAATCATCGTAAATCACCAGCGGACAGAAACTAAGATGTTTTCTAACAAAACATCAACAGAATCACGGGGTCTCCAGAGCAAACTGTTAAAGGTGTATTTAAGTGTAATTTCCCCCTTAAAACATCCCTTAAATATTATCCTACAAGCAGCGAGTCAACAATCATCATCTCATCCAGACGCGGCAATAATCCGCTCTGAAGACGAATCCCGGCggctctcttttttttactttccaaCCCTCCCCGGCCCAAACTTTAACCCCCCCGAGGTCACCTTTgtctgcgccccccccccctgcccccccacccccccctcgaCCAGCAGCAAAGAGAGATCTGCCAAACATTTGTGGAGCGGTTATGTGCCCCTCAGGATTAGGTTTCAAGTTCCCTTTAGTCTGTGCTCACTCAATCAAAAAGTTAAGATGATCCATTTGTTTAACacacaggcccattcagtgGCGCTCAAGGGAGGAAAGGGGGGAAGAATGGACGGAGGGGACGGAGGGGACGGGACGGGCTCGGGGGCAGAAGGAaaactcctctcctccccccccctccacccgaAAACACAACCTttctggggtgggggggtggggtgagtGGAGGGGGAAGAAGGGAAACCTGTCGCAGAAATGAAACCAGGAGGGAAAGGTAGAAGTTATTTCTTTTGTCTCTGGGTCTTTGTTGCAAAGTGTGTTTCAGTGGAAAAGGTTTTTCTTTGCATATCACATGAATGATGCTCGAGAAGATATTTCTGTGGGTATGGTTTGTGCAAACTCTCAACCTCAGGTATGAAGCCTGGACCCAGAGCATCagataaaacaatatttccCTCCTGCTGTAAGCCGGCCTTTGCGCCTGACCCCGGCcaaccccccctgcccccccccaccagcgtAGGTTCGATCGTCTGGCAGCGGCGAGCTTCAGTAAACTTAATTAAAACGCTTTGAGTCGAGGTTCCAGTGAAGCACAAACACTGAGGGGAAAATCGCAGCGTCATCAATACCACTGGCCAGCGGCTTTCACTTTAACAAAGGAGGGAGATGGGGTTCTTTTTCATTTACAGCGTGAGCTCGTTCAGAACCGTAATAATCAAGTGACTTAAAAATGTGTCAGTGTAGAAACACCAATAAAATCTTTAGAATTAAGAACGGAAGAAAATTAGTTTCAGAAATTCCTTTAAAACTGTTTAATCTTACGTTTTATTCCGAGGTTTGAATATATTGGAAAATGGAGAAAAGGTAAAGAcacaatataattattttaagagGGAAGgaactacatttcccatcaacccttGCGAATGATTCCAGCGCCTTTCTCCTTGAATTTAACATCGCTAAGTGATTTTCATCTTTGGACTCGAGAAATCCGATCCGATGTAGCCGACATGACAAGCTGCACCAATCAGTGACGTCACAAGtgcacctgaggattgtgggtagtttAAAGGACATCGCCAACTCCTGGCTTCTATCagaacattgttgttgtttgtggtaAATCTACCTGGGATGGTTAAGATATTATGGTTGTTAAAACGTCTCTTTAGAGAAATTGAATGGGGTTTGAATGGCAGCCGCTATGCTATGGTGAAAAATGTCACAATCTCCACAACACAGATGAAAGGTTTCAGCGCCCTAATCCTTCCAAGCCGTGAACTGTACagttttcttttagtttatatttgttcattttgtacatttacaaaaaaaagaaacagcatcGTGTATAAAAAGCCTCAAATTTCTCAGATGCAGTTTATTCCACTTCTGTTGAGCTGTTTTATCTCCGGGAGTTCGTCTGAGTGAAGGAACCTCAGCTGCTTGCAGAACAGCCGAGGCTTCATGTGAGTCTGGGAAAGGTCAACGACATGTTGTGTACATTAGCTTTTGGGCATTATGggtatttaattttaaatactCCACAGGAGGCTATAGCTGCTACATAAAAGTGCATTAATGAGAGAACAGGATAATTGACCTGCGTCATGTAGCTCTAATGCTCACTGCAGCTTCACTGTGAGTTCTGCAGCTTCATCGCTTCTCCTTCCGAGCGATGTTTTCCATTCTCCTGTTCGCTGCAGCACGATCGATGTGCCGACCccaaagaaaggggggggggggtcacctgtCCGAGACGTGCTTTAATTCCCCATCGCAACCTTTTATCGGTTTAAAAGCCTTTTGCTCTAAGTGGACAACGGAGCATCACTCACGACAGATCGTCCTGGAAAGGGATCGTTCTTGTCTCTTCCAAATAATGAATACGCCgctcaaagaagaagaatcccccccccccatacttTAGCTGCACAGATATAGACCTGAGGTGATATATCTCCCATGCGCTGGGTTGCAGCTCTGTCTTCACGCAGCCGCCGAGTGGATTAGAGCGAGCAGAGCGTCTTCACTGAGCGTTATTATTAGTGAGTGCAAAGGAGTTCACAGGTGCCAGGTACTGCAGCtggatggggaggaggaggaggaggaggaggaggaggaggaggaggaggaggaggaggaggaggaggaggaggaggaggaggaggaggaggaggaggaggaggaggaggaggaggagtggacgACGGGGCGGAGGGTAGAATTGGCAAGGCCtcatgggaaaaaaaattggatcTGCTTCCACTCAAGCTCTAACAAGCAGTGAGGAAACTTCGCCTCGCCGCATCTGCGCCtgaactcactcactcactcactcagggGCGTTCGAGAGCAGCAATCTTCAGAGTGACTCAGCTGTTTGTGAGCTGCAGATCTGCAGGAGAGGACGACTCCGGTCGCTCGGACTCGTGTTCGTGAGCCGCAGCATCAAAGGCAAAGTCGCTGACCAGCAATTTccctctcgtgtgtgtgtgtgtgtgtgccgggttttttttatgtttttgatcCGAAACGACGAACAAGTCCGCACAGAAAGGGAAGAGGATGTACTTAAAGTTGACAGACGTATAAAATTTGGGTGATTAGTCGTCTTTATGCTTAACATTTACAAGTTGACAGGGTAATTTCTCCGTGATAGATGGCCCCGTGGTTATCCATATCTCAGATTACATGAGAAGAACCGCAGCAAATAGAATCCTATAGATATAGTTTAAGCTTTGTTTTGCACTTTGAAGGACTTTTCACTGTAAAATATCCTTGATTTGCTATTTTTTCAAAAGTTAGAGGTAATAAAGTTGAGAAATATGAAAGGATTGTGTCACACGTGGCCTTGAAACATGACCGGAAACTCAGAAACCAACAAGGAGGAACGTTTTGCACGATGGCAAAACTAATATTCTGACAAAAATCGACATTGCTGGTCTATAAGATCTTCACATGGATCCCAAACAGGAGTTGGTGGCCAAAGATCCACTGTTTCCCGATAGAAAACACCTCAGGAGGAGTGAGAATAAACTGAAGACGCACTAACACTCTTACGGTGATGGTGTCTCGTCTTTTTATGTTTGCATTTGCAGCTAAAGTGTCGGGTGAGATGCACAGGAGTTCTCCCATACCATACTTGCCCCCATCATCTCCGTTGGCGTTGACTTTCTTCCCCAGGATCTGCACGTGCTTGCCCGTGGTGCGGCTGTACAGCTGGTAGATCCGGACCTGCTTCCGGCTCACGTCGTCCGGGTTCCTCGTGTGGTTCTCGATGTAAAACCTGAAATCCGCAGAGTTCTGCTGGGATTCCTGCAGAGTGGCGTGAGaccggagggagagagagagagagagagagagggagagagagagagacaggggaatGGAGGAGAGACAGCGAGAGGTGGTCATGACACAGGTGTTGATTGTAATGTGCGTCTGTTGTTTTATGGATTTTGGGGGCTTAAAAAAACTTGGAGATAACAACCTGGAAAGTGTGACTGTGGAATTTTAGTGTTTCCTTCGCTTTTAACttgcacatttttttatatatatattgcatttcAAAGCTCCTATAAGATGCGTTTAAACTGTAAATCCCACAGAACACGTGCAGAGGAGTCGTCCTCTGTTGGTTTTTGCAGCGTGAGCCCGGGGCGGTGCTGAGAAACCTGTACTCCATTTCCACAAGCCAGCGAGCCACTAGCAATTATACACCTGAAGCACCCGGACCTGTTGCACTATCATCAAACAAATATCTGCCCGCAGGCGACGCCGCGTCCATAAATTAGGAAACGCAGCAGGCGGAAGACTGCGATGGCGAGAGGCAGCTCCAGCCACAGAGACactcagaaatgttttttatcgAATCCTATAGCTCGGCCTTTCAGGAATCGCTCGCCTCACGTTTACGAGTCACGTCGGATTCGTCCTGAAGACTCACGGAAATCGTTGAAGTCAGAAAGAAGCAACCGTGTCCCCCCCGACATGTGGAGCGGCGAGAGGAAACGTATACTTTCAGGAGCCCCTGGAATCTCAGCTCACGCCAAGATCCCATTTCCCCAGCTGTATGGTGTGGTAATTGCACAGTAATGGCTTTTTATGTGGCTGTTCTCAGGTGGCTAATTATATACACATTGCATACCCGGAGTCCTTGTTATTCTAACTCGGGTAAATTAATGACATGTAGCAAACACGATGGGAAATTGTTAGCGGCGGTAGAACGAACCTTAAAGTCAAAatagaggaaaaggaaaaataaacttttgcaCAGATCTGAGGGAAGATCCTCGAAAACCAGGTGTGATACGAGTTTGTCAGGTGCTGGATCCGGAGAAAACCTGAACACTGGGTTGGACCTCGGttataatttccttttttattgaGGAAGTGGTTTTAAATGTTGCTAGCTGTTGGTCcgacagcaggattacgcaaaaactgcaGAATGGATTTACAAGAACCTTAGTGGAGGGTCAGTAGAACGAACTTGTCAAACTTTTGCGCAAATCTTTCCATTTTTACTGGTTTCTTAGGGAATAGTTCGTAGATCTGACACATTTAAGGGATTAAAAACTATGAGTTTTGCCAATTTGGTGGAGATTGGTTGAATCTAAGATATGATCTCAACAAAAGACGATAATCTCAAGGTTTTCTAGATAGGAAACATTTACTCCATTAACATGAAACAACCGCACGACCACGACAACCAGGACTCAACCGGGAAGATTTAATAaatcatatataaaatattgagCTAGTGGTTTAAAATTTGCTAGCTGTATGTCTGACAGCAGGATTTTGAGAATCTGCTGAAGGGATTTACAAGAACCTTGGCGGAGGGACGGTAGATCAGCCAAGAAAGAACTCGTCAAAGTTTGGcgtggatctggacaaaggggaaatatttctttccattttcaCTGGTTTCTCAGTAAATAGTTCGTAAATCTGGCGTATTTAAGGGATTGAAAACTATGAGTTTGGCCAATTTGGTGAAGATTGGTTGAATTTAAGAAACGATCTCAACTAAAGACGAAAATCTCAATGTTTTTCTAGATAGGGAAACATTTACTCCATTAACATGAAACAACCAAACGACCACGACAACCAGGTTCTATTGTCACATCGGACCAGGACTCAACCGGGCAGATTTACAGCTCCACTGCACAATGAGACAAATTCAAATATGAGGATTGATACTTCAGAGTCTAGACAATAACCTGTCTTGTAGGACATATTTAATCCTTGTTTGCTGATCTCCAGACTCTGCATGTTCCCTTTCAGCGCAGAGCAGCATCGAGCCAGAACTGCTCAGCAAACAAGGACTAAACCAACGTGACTCATTATTCAAAGACGTCACAGCACTCGTCCGGCTGAGTGACAAAAACATCTGATGCAAAAAACCCAATGAACCCGGGCTGATTGAGAATTAGGTCGTGTTTACTCCCAACAAGACGCGTCCATTGATGAAGAAAAGCCAAACACCAGCGTCCTGGTGTCGTGGAGTCTCTCTCAGAACCAGCCTCAAACTGCTGAGGGATTTATCCCCAGATCTCCCCCATCTCTAAACAAACATTAAAGTGCGCTGGGCAGACTGTTGCCTCCTCGCGTGGAGGCAGAGACAAGCCCGAGCACATGGTGCAGGTGAAACACTGGCAACCCagaggtttttttgttttatcacgCCGTCTCCTTCTCTTCAAAGACATAGCATGAAAACGGATATGTTTGAAACTTCAAAACCGTCTGGTGCCCATCTCTACCGAGGACTTATCTCcgtctcacgcacacacaaacacacacacacacaggcggacGGGgttagacaaacacacaaataaggAAGAGACACGCACGTTGGCTGAAGCTAACTTCCATTCGCGGTTACAATCACATGAGGCATGACATGCAGATAAAGGGCCATTCCGTCATTGTTTTTACTTTGGTGATTAGAGGTGAAACTACAAGAGgagcaacattttcatttattttgcctTTATCTCAAATCTGACTTTTCCTGAAGCACAGTAAACATCCAGATCTCACATATTTAAAAACCAGAATAAAAGCAGAGGCTATCATGgctatcgtgtgtgtgtgtgtgtgtctttgtgtgtgtgtgtgtgtgtgtgtgtgtgtgtgtgtgtgtgtgtgtgtgtgtgtgtgtgtgtgtgtgtgtgtgtgtgtgtgtgtgtgtgtgtgtgtgtgtgtgtgtgttgggcctCATTCCGCCTGAGCTGCATCCTGTCTTACGTGTTTGCAGTGGTCAGTCCACGTTATAGCTTTGTCTGT from Limanda limanda chromosome 10, fLimLim1.1, whole genome shotgun sequence carries:
- the fgf24 gene encoding fibroblast growth factor 24; the encoded protein is MSLLPSRFLYLCLHVLVLYFQLQESQQNSADFRFYIENHTRNPDDVSRKQVRIYQLYSRTTGKHVQILGKKVNANGDDGGKYALLVVETETFGSHIRIKGKESDHYICMNEKGKIVGRPDGRKQECVFVEEFLENNYTALVSAKYKGWYLGFNRKGRPKKGSRTTQRQQEVHFMKRQPKGRTDLQEEFRFTTVTKRTRRARRLKTNAKRN